The genomic interval CAGAGCGAAGATGCCTCCAGAATCCGGGTCATCCCTCTACCGCAACTTTGGGCGATTGCTCGCAACTTGGCACTCAATCTCTATCGAGACTTGGGGTTCAATAACATGGCTCAGGCACAGCCTCGCTGTGGGTTTAGCCAGGTTCGCTACTAGTTGAATTAGCGGCGATAAAATTCGACGACCTGTTGTTTGATTTTTACGTCGTAGTTGTCGAAGAAGTCGTGTCCCAATAAACCAATGTCTGTTTTATCTGCAACGGCGACTTCCACATTTCTGACCTCAGCCCCGCTGACCGACATCGAGGTTACTCTTGCCAGGGGCATGACGACCGTTCTACCATCTGCCATCTCAAATTGTCCGACGCCGGTCATCGGGAGACGAAGCACACTTGCCATTCTGCCTGTAATCAGTGTGCCATCCGCTCCTGTATCCACAACCATTTCAAAGGTTTGTTTGCCATTAAAAGTGACATCGATAACGGGGGTTTTGCCCAGGCGGTACTTGATTTTTGCCTGATAAACATTAGCAGCAGCATTAGGGCTGGTAGCAGCAGGATTAGGATTGGCAGCGGGATTCCCAGGGGCGTTTGTTGTGGATGGTTTTAAGGTGCCATAGCCACAGAGTTTGCCAAGATTAACCCTGCGTCCAGAGGAGGTGACCATGAAGCAGCTTTCATCCTGGGCGGTTGCGGGCAAACTTTGGGTAACGATGCTTATTGCTGGAGTCAGGGTAATGAAAGCAAAGCCCGCGATCGCAGCTAACCGAAATGAACTTTTCTTCACAGTGTTTCTCCCTGGGTGTGACGTTTCTTGCTTGATTCCCTTCATCCAGTTCCTTAATTCTCTTGCCCATTGTTCAACTATCATGGTTCAGCTCAGGTTTATGTCGGTAACTGGAAGATCTTTCTACTCTTTTCTGACATGGGAGCGGGAAGCTCGTCAAAGGGCGAATTACTGAATTAAGCCCAGCGCAGTTCTGATTTGTTCGATGATGACAGGGGGAGACTGGGTAATATCCACGATTAGAGCATTTTCCGGCTGTTCCAATGCATCAAACTGACTTTTCAGCAAATTGGCTTGCATGTAATGCCCCTGGCGTTGATTTAACCGTTGCTGGATCAGTTCAAACGAACCTGTAAGGTACACAAGCTGAATTGGGTCAGTTGGTTGGTAAAGGATTTGACGATAACTGGATTTGAGGGCAGAACACGCCAGAACAACATTGGTGTTGGTTTGAATCCAGGAACGAATTGCCTGTTGCATTGCCAATAACCAGGGGGCACGATCGCTATCCGTCAGGGGTATACCCTGGCGCATTTTTTCAATATTTCCTGGAGGATGAAAATCATCGGCAT from Kovacikia minuta CCNUW1 carries:
- a CDS encoding retropepsin-like aspartic protease family protein — translated: MKKSSFRLAAIAGFAFITLTPAISIVTQSLPATAQDESCFMVTSSGRRVNLGKLCGYGTLKPSTTNAPGNPAANPNPAATSPNAAANVYQAKIKYRLGKTPVIDVTFNGKQTFEMVVDTGADGTLITGRMASVLRLPMTGVGQFEMADGRTVVMPLARVTSMSVSGAEVRNVEVAVADKTDIGLLGHDFFDNYDVKIKQQVVEFYRR
- a CDS encoding gluconokinase — its product is MIILVMGVSGSGKTTIGRYLAADLGWQFRDADDFHPPGNIEKMRQGIPLTDSDRAPWLLAMQQAIRSWIQTNTNVVLACSALKSSYRQILYQPTDPIQLVYLTGSFELIQQRLNQRQGHYMQANLLKSQFDALEQPENALIVDITQSPPVIIEQIRTALGLIQ